One stretch of uncultured Fretibacterium sp. DNA includes these proteins:
- a CDS encoding YerC/YecD family TrpR-related protein yields MAENWKDTLTDKLCDAFLKLETRQEVYDFLEDVATIGELKALSQRLEVARLLSQAKTYPQIAQQTGASTATISRVKKFLDYGAGGYKIVLDRTKDA; encoded by the coding sequence ATGGCGGAGAATTGGAAGGATACCCTTACGGACAAACTCTGCGATGCTTTTCTGAAACTCGAGACGCGCCAGGAGGTCTACGACTTTCTGGAGGATGTCGCCACGATCGGGGAGCTCAAGGCGTTATCCCAACGGCTGGAGGTAGCCCGCCTGTTGAGCCAGGCAAAGACCTACCCCCAAATCGCCCAGCAGACGGGGGCGAGCACGGCCACGATCAGTCGGGTCAAAAAATTTCTGGACTACGGGGCCGGCGGGTACAAGATTGTCCTGGACCGGACCAAGGACGCGTAA